From the genome of Geoglobus ahangari, one region includes:
- a CDS encoding HAMP domain-containing sensor histidine kinase, whose amino-acid sequence MPKFRPTLMTLLAFMFIASILSSVLILSQLHISVVNDFFEDKTKSTLESRVLAIEDMLNREINSQKAFFMAVKQHPQIIDLFRKFGELKERDGISPPYPMVIRDWDAYRAVISYFAEVSSYEPSLEMLRTFWKDGNVVAGVVYGSEDIMDYKGDKEWFRLVISGNASGSVYVSPINIARHTNTPAIRYVSPVVVDGRIVGLVIANYNFKKTFSLIKDIYWEEGEHILIIDPSYENAEGEVLGPRFIVNTYDPRTEFNESCPVCPLVDIKEFPGQNGFVKFRYGGEKTLYGYYRWTTLENGREYLIICAVTPETFAAVTNDIKKTAVIGATAIGAVFVLASIFMSRFLLNPIEDIIMKARVIASGAYYSKVSVHRGYREAEVLSRAIKEMQESLLSYLRKIEEFGEGLKLVNSVIRHDTINHLTAAMNYLDFYRETGDEDYLEKLRVSLRRVSETLRVSKVLEAVMETGERKRVRVANLVSKVAERYPEVNVVVEGDCEILADDGMEVVFDNLIQNAIKHGKAKNLFVKIVDDREWCTITVSDDGVGIPDELKGQIFEKGFSTSGTGLGLFITKLILSRYDGEIRVEDNEPKGARFVIKIRKF is encoded by the coding sequence ATGCCGAAGTTCAGGCCAACACTTATGACCCTGCTTGCATTCATGTTCATTGCATCAATTCTGTCATCTGTCCTCATCCTCTCCCAGCTCCACATAAGCGTGGTGAATGACTTTTTTGAAGACAAAACGAAAAGCACCCTTGAATCGAGAGTTCTTGCCATAGAAGATATGCTGAACCGTGAAATAAACTCACAAAAGGCCTTCTTCATGGCTGTGAAGCAGCACCCGCAGATAATCGATCTCTTCAGGAAGTTTGGCGAGCTTAAGGAGAGGGATGGCATATCTCCTCCCTACCCGATGGTCATAAGGGACTGGGATGCTTACAGGGCCGTCATCTCCTACTTCGCCGAGGTCTCGTCCTATGAACCCTCTCTCGAGATGCTGAGGACGTTCTGGAAGGACGGGAACGTGGTTGCCGGAGTTGTTTACGGCAGCGAGGACATAATGGACTACAAGGGTGACAAGGAGTGGTTCAGGCTCGTGATCTCTGGAAACGCGAGCGGCAGCGTTTACGTGTCGCCCATAAACATAGCGAGGCACACCAACACGCCCGCGATAAGGTATGTGTCTCCTGTGGTCGTTGACGGCAGGATCGTTGGTCTGGTTATCGCCAACTACAACTTCAAGAAGACGTTCTCGCTGATCAAGGACATCTACTGGGAGGAGGGGGAGCACATACTGATAATAGATCCCTCCTACGAGAACGCTGAGGGAGAGGTGCTCGGCCCCAGGTTTATAGTGAACACGTACGACCCGAGAACCGAGTTCAACGAGAGCTGCCCAGTCTGCCCGCTGGTGGACATCAAGGAGTTTCCGGGGCAGAACGGCTTCGTCAAGTTCAGATACGGCGGTGAGAAAACACTATACGGGTACTACAGGTGGACGACCCTCGAGAACGGGAGAGAGTACCTGATCATCTGCGCGGTAACTCCCGAAACTTTCGCAGCGGTGACCAACGACATAAAGAAGACGGCGGTCATCGGGGCCACAGCCATCGGGGCGGTTTTCGTGCTTGCATCGATTTTCATGTCGAGATTCCTCCTGAACCCGATCGAGGACATAATAATGAAGGCGAGGGTCATCGCAAGCGGAGCATACTACTCGAAGGTCAGCGTGCACAGAGGGTACAGGGAGGCGGAGGTGCTTTCGAGGGCGATAAAGGAAATGCAGGAGAGCCTGCTGTCCTACCTGAGGAAAATAGAGGAGTTCGGTGAGGGACTGAAGCTCGTTAACTCCGTCATCAGGCACGACACGATAAACCACCTGACCGCGGCGATGAACTACCTTGACTTCTACAGGGAGACGGGAGACGAGGATTATCTTGAAAAGCTCAGGGTGTCTCTGAGGAGGGTTTCGGAGACGCTCAGGGTGTCGAAGGTTCTCGAGGCAGTTATGGAGACTGGGGAGAGGAAGAGAGTCAGGGTGGCAAACCTCGTCTCGAAGGTTGCCGAGAGGTACCCCGAGGTCAACGTGGTGGTGGAGGGTGACTGCGAGATTCTCGCCGATGACGGGATGGAGGTGGTCTTCGACAACCTGATTCAGAATGCGATCAAGCACGGAAAGGCAAAGAACCTCTTCGTGAAGATAGTGGATGACAGGGAGTGGTGCACCATCACCGTCTCAGACGACGGGGTCGGGATACCCGATGAGCTGAAGGGTCAGATTTTCGAAAAGGGCTTCAGCACCTCCGGCACGGGACTCGGGCTGTTCATAACAAAGCTGATTCTCAGCAGGTATGATGGAGAGATAAGGGTTGAGGACAACGAGCCGAAGGGTGCGAGGTTCGTGATAAAAATAAGGAAGTTCTGA
- a CDS encoding MIP/aquaporin family protein, which translates to MTLAKRFVAELVGTALLVFFGAGSAVITLMIARNAARPNEFNIGIGALGGIGDWLGIGMAFALIIAAVIYSLGRVSGAHINPAVTIALWATKRFPTSDVGPYIVAQLIGATVGSGLFLACVGSDAALVGGMGATAPFPGISYGQAILAEAIGTFVLMLVIMGIAVDERAPPGFAGLVIGLTVGGIIITIGNITGSSLNPARTFGPYVIDSMYGINLWQFFPIYVIGPIVGAVAAAFLYDYLASE; encoded by the coding sequence ATGACGCTCGCGAAGAGGTTTGTTGCTGAGCTTGTTGGCACGGCACTGCTCGTCTTCTTCGGCGCAGGCTCGGCAGTGATAACCCTGATGATCGCAAGAAACGCAGCGAGGCCAAACGAGTTCAACATAGGCATAGGAGCCCTTGGGGGCATAGGGGACTGGCTCGGCATCGGAATGGCGTTCGCTTTGATTATAGCGGCGGTCATCTACTCTCTCGGGAGGGTCAGCGGTGCCCACATAAACCCTGCCGTAACCATAGCTCTGTGGGCGACGAAGAGGTTTCCAACGTCAGATGTCGGCCCATACATAGTCGCACAGCTTATAGGCGCGACTGTTGGCAGCGGGCTATTCCTGGCCTGCGTTGGCAGTGACGCGGCGCTCGTTGGGGGCATGGGAGCGACAGCACCATTCCCGGGCATAAGCTACGGGCAGGCGATTCTGGCAGAGGCAATAGGAACCTTCGTCCTGATGCTGGTGATTATGGGCATCGCCGTTGATGAGCGCGCCCCACCGGGGTTTGCCGGCCTTGTGATAGGTCTGACTGTCGGCGGGATAATCATAACCATCGGAAACATAACCGGCTCCTCGCTCAACCCCGCGAGAACGTTCGGGCCCTACGTCATAGACTCGATGTACGGCATAAACCTCTGGCAGTTCTTCCCGATATACGTCATAGGCCCGATTGTCGGGGCGGTGGCTGCGGCCTTCCTGTACGACTACCTTGCAAGTGAGTGA
- a CDS encoding DUF2180 family protein, with amino-acid sequence MKCYICAEQGRDTEAVAICIVCGMGVCMEHLVRKDVELWRGDYPFPARKLKKPVPRILCVICNEAYEEG; translated from the coding sequence ATGAAGTGCTACATCTGCGCAGAGCAGGGTAGGGACACCGAGGCGGTCGCGATCTGCATAGTGTGCGGGATGGGCGTGTGCATGGAGCATCTGGTCAGGAAGGACGTGGAGCTCTGGAGGGGGGACTACCCGTTTCCGGCGAGGAAGCTGAAGAAGCCGGTTCCGAGGATTCTCTGCGTCATATGCAATGAGGCATACGAGGAGGGCTGA
- a CDS encoding DUF2193 domain-containing protein, giving the protein MREVIEKMVEEAIAAQWADVNVIKEKRGGEFVIDDVKPYVDVVNKMKAVGEQSKAVIRLHVDSVNAHYEILRSLTKTVRPEDDPFVEHYQTPAVMEILYEEDEGFRKSVEKFIEAIEKGEAIIGKEVVRRYGGFYGPTCVVDFALIPGSTSNVVNQILKTVDIPKEHKEAILAAKSWAMNTSYGIGDVFAKELEKGATVSEAVKKEIEMLKFIYDQPTEAQAQLMESLGHESFDVRKYMSEYKKRMTPAVKEAIDDGVHYGNILTVPAYCVGDIAHHIAQSTFNMCKDDVVMAVIESVSQVMESTLRANLDKFENEFHPLWVATGSTAVATEYILELDGFTAPMIVDLLTKRFHNYVQLYPARDAAVELHNHDFMDMIYRGWKLLDKATRARNGSSEELKVKVGEFEVDLSPVHKNEVLMNPQRYAYPGCAISVRFSALMRLADYPCLLTSEPVTATMMTNVIALHKDTPNSPARRCKDCATAALIDTRHAHCQWREAV; this is encoded by the coding sequence ATGAGAGAAGTTATTGAGAAGATGGTCGAAGAGGCCATCGCGGCCCAGTGGGCCGATGTGAACGTGATTAAGGAGAAGAGGGGTGGAGAGTTCGTAATTGACGACGTGAAGCCCTATGTAGATGTTGTGAACAAGATGAAAGCCGTTGGCGAGCAGAGCAAGGCCGTGATAAGGCTTCACGTGGACAGCGTCAACGCCCACTACGAGATCCTCAGGAGCCTGACGAAGACTGTTAGGCCTGAGGACGACCCGTTTGTGGAGCACTACCAGACCCCGGCAGTAATGGAGATCCTGTACGAGGAGGATGAGGGGTTCAGGAAGAGTGTGGAGAAGTTTATAGAGGCAATTGAGAAGGGCGAGGCCATAATTGGCAAGGAAGTCGTGAGGAGGTACGGGGGATTCTACGGCCCCACCTGTGTCGTGGACTTCGCCCTGATTCCGGGAAGCACGAGCAATGTTGTGAACCAGATTCTCAAGACGGTAGACATTCCGAAGGAGCATAAGGAGGCGATTCTCGCAGCCAAGTCGTGGGCCATGAACACGTCCTACGGGATTGGGGATGTCTTCGCCAAGGAGCTTGAGAAGGGCGCGACTGTGAGCGAGGCTGTTAAGAAGGAGATCGAGATGCTCAAGTTCATATACGACCAGCCCACCGAAGCTCAGGCCCAGCTCATGGAGAGCCTCGGACACGAGAGCTTTGACGTGAGGAAGTACATGAGCGAGTACAAGAAGAGGATGACTCCTGCAGTGAAGGAGGCAATTGACGACGGTGTGCACTACGGCAACATCCTCACAGTTCCGGCGTACTGCGTTGGAGATATAGCCCATCACATCGCCCAGTCAACGTTCAACATGTGCAAGGACGATGTGGTGATGGCGGTCATAGAGAGCGTGAGTCAGGTAATGGAGAGCACGCTTAGGGCAAACCTCGACAAGTTCGAGAACGAGTTCCACCCGCTGTGGGTGGCGACCGGCTCAACAGCTGTTGCGACGGAGTACATACTCGAGCTCGACGGATTCACGGCGCCGATGATAGTGGATCTGCTCACAAAGCGCTTCCACAACTACGTGCAGCTTTATCCTGCGAGAGATGCGGCTGTCGAGCTGCACAACCACGACTTCATGGACATGATATACAGGGGATGGAAACTGCTGGATAAAGCAACAAGGGCGAGAAACGGAAGCTCTGAGGAGCTGAAGGTGAAGGTTGGAGAGTTTGAGGTCGACCTGAGCCCTGTGCACAAGAACGAGGTTCTCATGAACCCGCAGCGCTACGCGTATCCGGGATGTGCTATAAGCGTGAGGTTCTCGGCGCTGATGAGGCTCGCAGACTACCCGTGCCTGCTGACGAGCGAGCCCGTTACTGCTACAATGATGACCAACGTCATTGCCCTGCACAAGGACACGCCCAACTCTCCGGCGAGAAGGTGCAAGGACTGTGCTACTGCTGCGCTCATAGACACGAGGCACGCGCACTGCCAGTGGAGAGAGGCTGTCTAA
- a CDS encoding helix-turn-helix domain-containing protein, protein MYIAKIRVNQHTCSLAKATENGQVSMELLEYILMNDEEALFLGRISRMEGNPRECFDIIENHESTKFFQILEKTKTSLDFLAVIRDTTGIKAFEESYCFIKPPIIVENGNKLYTVYAPEISLLRRAYEKLKRVGNWEVIEVKSIDSKGVRLTERQYAILKTAYEMGYFDRRRKVKLEDIASVMNLSKSAVHKHLQEGICRLVAKYFRSEEFGEGE, encoded by the coding sequence ATGTACATTGCAAAGATTCGCGTTAACCAGCACACCTGCTCCCTCGCCAAGGCAACGGAGAACGGGCAGGTTTCAATGGAACTGCTGGAATACATCCTCATGAATGACGAGGAGGCGCTTTTCTTGGGGAGAATTTCGAGGATGGAGGGCAACCCGAGGGAGTGCTTCGACATAATCGAGAATCACGAGAGCACGAAGTTCTTCCAGATTCTCGAGAAGACCAAAACGAGCCTCGACTTTCTCGCGGTGATCAGGGACACCACGGGAATCAAGGCGTTCGAGGAGTCTTACTGCTTCATAAAGCCGCCGATTATAGTGGAGAACGGAAACAAGCTCTACACTGTTTACGCCCCAGAAATAAGCCTGCTCAGAAGGGCCTATGAGAAGCTGAAGAGGGTGGGCAACTGGGAGGTAATCGAGGTGAAGAGCATAGACAGCAAGGGTGTCAGGCTTACAGAGAGGCAGTACGCGATCCTGAAAACGGCCTACGAGATGGGCTACTTCGACAGGAGGAGGAAGGTGAAGCTTGAGGACATCGCGAGCGTCATGAACCTCTCGAAGAGTGCGGTGCACAAGCACCTTCAGGAGGGGATATGCCGGCTTGTGGCAAAGTACTTCAGGAGCGAGGAGTTCGGAGAGGGAGAGTAA
- a CDS encoding DEAD/DEAH box helicase, with protein sequence MNPRLVEALRKVGIEDLNELQRMAYAEVKSGRNCLIVAPTGSGKTEAAVIPLIESILENDFSGIALLYITPLRALNRDMLRRIEQIASRLGISIAVRHGDTGEGERRRQSLRPPQILITTPETFQLLFLGKNLRRALKNVRFVVIDEVHEFADSERGVQLSVALERLREYTRFQVIALSATVGDRERIMRYFGCETVVEFQGRKRYDFSVVKAEVTDEDRRLGRELGVGEETAADLRMIKEIADRHESVLIFVNTRQTAEALALRLKRIMSAEVHHGSLSKDVRIENERRFMEGEVKALICTSSLELGIDIGHVDCVIQYNSPREVARLIQRVGRSGHRLEKVSKGYVIASSFDDILESAVIVGRAYRREVEKTEVHEMSLDTLANQISAIALEYGKISAERAFEIIRRAYPFRNLEFEFFDEFCRFLSEMRVVDYDGEALKARRKTRRYFYENISMIPDERHYPVRDITTGKVIGVLDESFLQTFTGELFAMKGEVWRVVSVDDMVRVVPAGVDADVPSWAGEEIPVPFEVAQEVGKLRRVLADLARRGEDEAVRYLLDNYSVNVEAAKAVVEKIREHVESGYAVPSDVRIVIEGNDDVAVVNACFGHKVNEGLGRILALLISARRGRNVGVEIDPYRIRLIPASVEEVADALNSLRGVGREGLERLLERAVVDTRLFQWKMLNVARKMGYLSKDVELNRVNVRKLVQRLYDTPIFREAMRELEVERVDIDRLAQILENLDSLEISVYSSLTPIGTASSRQSFDVLLTSKPIEAVLEAFRERIEDEECHVHCLNCRYTITLKVRHLDSLTCPRCGSRMLACVNARRRLEDVSKSELYRIANLVSMHGMRAVYAMNTYGIGVETASRILLNFYPDDKSFFKALLEAEKNYIKSRAFWD encoded by the coding sequence ATGAATCCCAGACTTGTCGAGGCGCTAAGAAAAGTGGGCATTGAGGATCTGAACGAGCTCCAGAGAATGGCTTATGCGGAGGTAAAGTCGGGAAGGAACTGTCTGATCGTCGCGCCCACGGGTAGCGGGAAGACCGAGGCTGCGGTTATCCCGCTCATTGAGTCCATTCTGGAGAACGATTTTTCGGGGATAGCTCTCCTCTACATAACTCCTCTCAGGGCTCTGAACAGGGACATGCTGAGGAGGATCGAGCAGATAGCCTCGAGGCTCGGTATAAGCATCGCCGTCAGGCACGGGGACACGGGAGAGGGGGAGAGGAGGAGACAGTCACTGAGGCCGCCGCAGATTCTCATAACCACTCCCGAGACGTTCCAGCTCCTCTTCCTCGGGAAGAATCTGAGAAGGGCGCTGAAAAACGTGAGGTTTGTTGTGATTGACGAGGTTCATGAGTTTGCGGACAGCGAGAGAGGGGTTCAGCTTTCGGTCGCTCTCGAGAGGCTCAGGGAGTACACGAGGTTTCAGGTCATCGCATTGTCTGCGACGGTCGGGGACAGGGAGAGGATAATGAGGTACTTCGGCTGCGAGACCGTGGTTGAGTTTCAGGGCAGGAAGAGGTACGACTTCTCTGTTGTGAAGGCCGAGGTCACTGACGAGGACAGGAGGCTTGGCAGGGAGCTGGGAGTTGGTGAGGAGACTGCTGCAGACCTGAGGATGATAAAGGAGATTGCTGACAGGCACGAGTCGGTTCTGATCTTCGTGAACACCCGTCAGACGGCTGAGGCACTCGCGCTGAGGCTTAAGAGGATAATGAGCGCAGAGGTTCACCACGGCTCCCTCTCCAAGGATGTGAGAATTGAGAACGAGAGGAGGTTCATGGAGGGTGAGGTCAAGGCCCTCATATGCACCTCCTCCCTCGAGCTCGGGATAGACATAGGCCACGTGGACTGCGTGATCCAGTACAACAGCCCGAGGGAGGTGGCAAGACTTATCCAGAGGGTCGGGAGGAGCGGTCACAGGCTCGAGAAGGTGTCTAAGGGGTACGTCATAGCCAGCAGCTTCGACGACATCCTCGAGTCGGCGGTGATAGTCGGGAGGGCCTACAGGCGTGAGGTCGAGAAAACCGAAGTCCACGAGATGAGCCTCGACACACTCGCAAACCAGATATCCGCGATTGCCCTCGAATACGGGAAGATTTCGGCTGAGAGAGCGTTCGAGATCATAAGGCGGGCTTACCCCTTCAGAAACCTCGAGTTCGAGTTCTTTGACGAGTTCTGCAGGTTTTTAAGCGAGATGAGGGTTGTGGACTACGACGGAGAGGCTCTTAAAGCAAGGAGGAAGACGAGGAGGTACTTCTACGAGAACATCTCGATGATCCCGGACGAGAGGCACTACCCTGTGAGGGACATAACCACCGGGAAGGTAATTGGGGTTCTGGACGAGTCATTCCTCCAGACGTTCACGGGCGAGCTCTTTGCCATGAAGGGAGAGGTGTGGAGAGTTGTAAGCGTGGACGACATGGTTAGGGTTGTTCCTGCCGGTGTGGATGCTGACGTGCCGTCTTGGGCTGGGGAGGAGATTCCCGTACCCTTCGAGGTCGCTCAGGAGGTCGGAAAGCTCAGGAGGGTGCTGGCGGATTTAGCGAGAAGAGGTGAGGATGAGGCCGTCAGGTACCTGCTGGACAACTACAGCGTGAACGTGGAAGCTGCCAAAGCAGTGGTTGAGAAGATCAGAGAGCATGTGGAGTCAGGCTATGCAGTTCCCAGCGACGTGAGGATCGTTATTGAGGGGAACGATGACGTGGCCGTTGTCAACGCATGCTTCGGGCACAAGGTGAACGAGGGACTCGGCAGGATACTCGCACTGCTGATCTCTGCGAGGAGGGGGAGGAATGTCGGTGTTGAGATAGATCCCTACAGGATAAGGCTGATTCCCGCGAGTGTCGAAGAAGTTGCCGACGCGCTGAACTCCCTGAGAGGTGTGGGCAGGGAGGGGCTGGAGAGGCTGCTTGAAAGGGCCGTTGTGGACACCAGACTGTTCCAGTGGAAGATGCTGAACGTAGCGAGGAAGATGGGGTACCTGAGCAAGGACGTGGAGCTGAACAGGGTCAACGTCAGGAAGCTCGTCCAGAGGCTCTACGACACACCCATCTTCAGGGAGGCCATGAGGGAGCTTGAGGTGGAGAGGGTGGACATCGACAGGCTCGCTCAGATACTCGAGAACCTCGACAGCCTCGAAATCTCTGTCTACAGCTCCCTCACCCCAATAGGCACGGCAAGCTCGAGGCAGAGCTTCGACGTGCTTCTGACATCAAAGCCGATAGAGGCTGTTCTGGAGGCGTTCAGGGAGAGGATTGAGGACGAGGAGTGCCACGTTCACTGCCTCAACTGCAGGTACACGATCACCCTGAAGGTCAGGCATCTGGACTCCCTCACATGTCCGAGGTGCGGGTCGAGGATGCTCGCCTGCGTTAATGCTAGGAGGAGGCTTGAGGATGTGAGCAAGAGCGAGCTCTACAGGATAGCGAACCTTGTCTCCATGCACGGGATGAGGGCGGTTTATGCGATGAACACCTACGGCATCGGGGTTGAGACGGCAAGCAGGATCCTGCTGAACTTCTATCCAGACGACAAGAGCTTTTTCAAGGCTCTTCTGGAGGCGGAAAAGAATTATATAAAATCGAGGGCCTTCTGGGACTGA
- a CDS encoding OB-fold nucleic acid binding domain-containing protein: protein MDFEEKVKEILEHFGGLIDEETARLLAEYSAGRQNPADVRRGFVRISGRVLDRRVFEDKRYCRVEVESEKGRVYVYFWDEAYEVAVRDVFPGMVVEVLANSGESGFHVNSADNVRVELDDSAFTSLSDLKPGGGVCVRGRVSGIEGERVTRDGRRMAALTITDGKTFVPLLLWDDKVELFSTISPGDEVIVLNANVSEFGGRIRIHAGRRSFVDVRRLEI from the coding sequence ATGGATTTTGAAGAGAAGGTGAAGGAGATTCTGGAGCACTTTGGCGGGCTGATTGACGAAGAGACTGCAAGGCTCCTCGCCGAGTACTCGGCAGGCAGGCAAAACCCAGCAGATGTGAGGAGAGGCTTCGTCAGAATCTCCGGAAGGGTTCTCGACAGGAGGGTCTTTGAAGACAAGAGGTACTGCAGGGTTGAGGTGGAAAGCGAGAAGGGGAGGGTTTACGTGTACTTCTGGGATGAGGCCTACGAGGTTGCTGTGAGGGACGTTTTTCCGGGGATGGTGGTTGAGGTGCTGGCAAACTCGGGAGAGAGCGGTTTTCACGTCAACTCAGCCGATAACGTCAGGGTCGAGCTCGACGACTCGGCCTTCACCTCACTCAGCGACCTGAAACCGGGAGGTGGTGTTTGCGTTAGGGGGAGGGTCAGCGGAATCGAGGGCGAGAGGGTGACGAGGGACGGGAGGAGGATGGCGGCCCTGACGATAACTGACGGGAAGACATTCGTTCCCCTCCTGCTATGGGACGATAAGGTCGAGCTTTTCAGTACAATCTCGCCCGGAGACGAGGTGATAGTTCTAAACGCTAACGTCAGCGAGTTCGGTGGAAGGATCAGGATCCACGCTGGGAGGAGGTCGTTTGTGGATGTGAGGAGGCTTGAGATTTAG
- a CDS encoding DUF7289 family protein encodes MNSKGVSEVLGYMLILGIVIVAISMVYLKTNSMVENTSKMFISEGIRQSFKRILNVVAISTYGGAPLQSIQVEMQGGTFWISNETKINITVGNLTLERYTGALNYRYEGLEVTLENGAVWERYYGYDRAIEEPRIFIHTSFAKSPSYSTKVVAVVVINRLVGDVSVSGEGSVKLIFNTTSVNVTAEDVGDVMNLTITSPYAKLWYEFFDKLPGDAMLNNTTNTATLSVYVDRIVIAEYTTQVSIET; translated from the coding sequence ATGAACTCGAAAGGTGTTTCGGAAGTGCTCGGATACATGCTCATCCTCGGGATAGTCATCGTGGCCATTTCGATGGTCTACCTGAAGACGAACAGCATGGTGGAGAACACAAGCAAGATGTTCATCTCAGAGGGTATAAGGCAGAGCTTCAAGAGGATCCTGAACGTTGTTGCGATATCAACGTACGGGGGTGCGCCGCTCCAGAGCATTCAGGTCGAGATGCAGGGAGGAACGTTCTGGATAAGTAACGAGACCAAGATCAACATAACGGTAGGGAACCTTACGCTCGAGCGATACACCGGAGCCCTCAACTACAGGTATGAAGGGCTTGAGGTGACTCTCGAGAACGGGGCTGTGTGGGAGAGATACTACGGATACGACAGAGCGATAGAGGAGCCGAGGATATTCATCCACACGAGCTTTGCCAAGAGCCCGTCCTACTCCACCAAGGTTGTCGCTGTTGTCGTGATAAACAGGCTCGTCGGGGACGTTTCGGTGAGCGGCGAGGGTTCGGTCAAGCTCATATTCAACACGACATCGGTTAACGTAACGGCAGAGGATGTTGGGGATGTTATGAACCTCACCATCACCTCTCCTTACGCGAAGCTTTGGTACGAGTTCTTCGACAAACTGCCGGGGGATGCGATGCTCAACAACACCACGAACACGGCAACGCTCAGCGTCTACGTTGACAGAATCGTGATAGCAGAATACACGACGCAGGTCAGCATAGAAACCTAA
- a CDS encoding DUF7289 family protein, with protein MSSEVVGTVIILFIITLTVGMLFVYSQPVLFQSKESLREKDAYFTMLDVNEKINQVRFGMEPTATLKIHFSDYSATFRNEPVITVNGTAYNVSSIVFYGSGWEVVMENGAIIGKWDSHSEMLTAPPIYLTGKTLTMPIISFNGSLSAGGGGYVTLRITQENVSLIKTGPAEIKIRSSNYKLWEKFFSELGLSPSVSRNEVTVVVEDSYIVLYRVRLG; from the coding sequence ATGAGCTCGGAGGTAGTAGGGACTGTAATAATACTGTTCATAATCACGCTCACAGTGGGAATGCTCTTCGTTTACTCCCAGCCGGTGCTGTTCCAGAGCAAGGAGTCCCTCAGAGAGAAGGACGCGTACTTCACAATGCTCGACGTGAACGAGAAGATAAATCAGGTCAGGTTCGGCATGGAGCCCACGGCCACCCTGAAAATACACTTCAGCGATTACTCCGCAACGTTCAGGAACGAGCCGGTTATAACCGTGAACGGAACCGCATACAACGTCTCATCCATAGTCTTCTACGGCAGCGGCTGGGAGGTGGTCATGGAGAATGGAGCGATTATAGGAAAGTGGGACAGCCATTCGGAGATGCTCACGGCCCCTCCAATATATCTCACAGGGAAAACGCTCACAATGCCGATAATCTCATTCAACGGATCCCTCTCGGCCGGGGGTGGGGGTTACGTCACCCTGAGGATCACTCAGGAGAACGTGAGCCTGATAAAAACCGGTCCTGCGGAGATAAAGATAAGGAGCAGCAACTACAAGCTGTGGGAGAAGTTCTTCAGCGAGCTCGGTCTGAGCCCGAGCGTGAGCAGAAATGAGGTTACGGTCGTTGTTGAGGACTCGTATATCGTACTGTACAGGGTGAGGCTGGGATGA